In Paramisgurnus dabryanus chromosome 7, PD_genome_1.1, whole genome shotgun sequence, the following are encoded in one genomic region:
- the gli1 gene encoding zinc finger protein GLI1, whose amino-acid sequence MLVDMQPHQGLYHYDNTANQPSKGLAPSVRSQYSEVSSVCVALPSGQSPDSREMYNPSMTPGACMDPYMRPPHAPPPHSMMGHRSMPPPEGGSGAPYCNQNMMSSHHSQTGLEHMSSGDASCFATPRSILKLSKKRALSISPLSDASVDLQTVIRTSPNSLVAFVNSRCGQNAASSYGHLSVGTMSPSLGYSSSMNYQSRHQGNIYSGPHAHSSQSCHGPPPRLPPHNPRLHVTPKHTHMKTEPVLGCVMDSINIKNLEEHSEGDVASPSSTGTQDPLLGLLEGRDDLDKEEKPEPEAIYETNCHWESCSKEFDTQEQLVHHINNEHIHGEKKEFVCHWEDCSREQRPFKAQYMLVVHMRRHTGEKPHKCTFEGCNKAYSRLENLKTHLRSHTGEKPYVCEHEGCNKAFSNASDRAKHQNRTHSNEKPYVCKIPGCTKRYTDPSSLRKHVKTVHGPEAHITKKHRGDTGPRPPGSGLTPAGPELLIEKEERSREDCKLLAPESALKSQPSPGGQSSCSSERSPLGSANNNDSGVEMNLNAAGSLEDLTTQEENGNSVSVESGGGGVGSGGMCMSVQALKRLENLKIDKLKQIRRPTPPGRCSGNKLPALSATGEMIGMCAPSPLLSNRRVMELSGPELGGVPGMGMPCPPNDRRGSGTSSLSSAYTVSRRSSMVSPYLSSRRSSDVSQVGQSGHCQSVMGTDVPGDQLSPQNSQRPGSCQNVGGLPGLPSLTPAQQYSLKAKYAAATGGPPPTPLPNMDQPGTPGRHVAFLRECHSQPLPPFLQQGGTRRHSANAEYGTGVMYPHQAPGNNARRASDPARSGSDTQGLPKVHRFNSLSNVSLMSRRNALQQCGSDSVASRHMYSPRPPSITENVMMETIAMESHGNTAMGYQQHQHHPHNASQLSPGQEGLGCMDQVYQPQMQSQYQGHREGICAGGVMGQTEIANSLLQQAEYSMSTCQLSPSGPHYPSQGQPSDGPWGQTGQLHSPQAGMQYQATGMQGQQYPQQGVYDRTSDPSHQRVTIKPEQFHSSIGGSSSCQNTKTLHQQRLTGNMQGYPPQPQGQGLIGRSSNASCDFHHGQMGTQAGMQQQCQTGSFPSSGGISLGCAGSALAESRRSQTPMHQMKEMMVRNYVQSQQALMWEQQQEQRVSDGLSGKPEGMDMGGQTAMMQHSPQHQQTNQTLYHGTSYQGYPNQNTMSPPHNRISASVPMKELTGNIQGSCYGQDMVPRPPQARKPLSRQNSLSQQTNGAYLGSPPQLSPVHSTASPRRAVRLPPVQQQQQHSENFNNNNALYYSGQIHMHHDIVKTLEPQDGPCMAQQHLTGLDPAAKSMAYSESAPMSNALENLDLENAQIDFASIIDDPEPSSYSPINQPMGHHQCSSQTSSRLTTPQTSITLPSGLSNMAIGDMTSMLTSLAGENKYLNTLS is encoded by the exons ATGTTAGTGGATATGCAGCCACATCAGGGGCTGTACCACTACGACAACACTGCCAATCAACCCAGCAAAGG ACTGGCTCCTTCAGTGAGATCTCAGTACAGTGAGGTGTCATCTGTATGTGTGGCGCTCCCCAGTGGTCAATCTCCAGACAGCAGAGAGATGTACAATCCCTCAATGACCCCTGGAGCCTGTATGGACCCCTATATGCGGCCGCCTCATGCACCTCCACCCCACAGCATGATGGGACACCGCAGTATGCCACCACCAGAGG gTGGCAGCGGCGCCCCCTACTGTAACCAGAACATGATGTCATCTCATCACAGTCAAACAGGATTGGAGCACATGAGCTCAGGAGACG CATCATGTTTTGCTACACCTCGCTCCATTTTAAAGTTGAGTAAGAAGCGTGCACTGTCGATTTCTCCTCTGTCTGATGCCAGCGTGGACCTGCAGACGGTTATACGCACATCTCCAAACTCACTTGTAGCGTTTGTTAATTCTCGCTGTGGGCAAAATGCTGCCAGCTCATATGGACATCTTTCTGTGGGAACCATGAG TCCATCTTTGGGTTATTCCAGCTCAATGAACTACCAGTCCAGACACCAGGGGAACATTTACAGCGGTCCACATGCTCACTCTTCTCAATCTTGCCACGGACCTCCACCTCGCCTGCCTCCCCACAACCCCAGACTTCATGTTACcccaaaacacacacat atGAAAACAGAACCTGTTCTGGGTTGTGTGATGGACAGCATTAACATAAAGAATTTAGAGGAACATTCAGAGGGAGATGTGGCGAGTCCATCGTCAACTGGAACCCAG GATCCTCTTCTGGGTCTACTAGAGGGCAGAGATGATCTCGATAAAGAGGAGAAACCTGAACCAGAGGCCATATATGAGACCAACTGCCACTGGGAGAGCTGTAGTAAAGAGTTTGATACCCAGGAACAACTCGTACAT catattaataatgagCACATACACGGGGAGAAGAAAGAGTTTGTGTGTCACTGGGAGGACTGCTCTCGAGAACAGAGACCGTTCAAGGCACAGTACATGCTGGTCGTCCATATGCGTCgacatactggagagaaacctcacaAGTGCACT tttGAAGGCTGTAATAAAGCGTACTCTCGTCTGGAGAACCTGAAGACTCATCTGCGCTcacatactggagagaaaccgtaCGTGTGTGAACATGAAGGCTGTAACAAGGCTTTCTCCAACGCATCAGACCGTGCCAAACACCAGAACAGAACACACTCCAATGAG AAACCATACGTCTGTAAGATTCCTGGCTGTACGAAGCGATACACTGACCCAAGCTCTTTAAGAAAGCATGTGAAAACGGTACATGGACCTGAGGCTCACATCACTAAAAAACACCGTGGGGACACTGGTCCACGTCCTCCAGGCTCTGGATTAACCCCTGCAGGTCCTGAACTGCTCATAGAAAAAGAGGAGCGAAGCAGAGAAGACTGCAAATTACTTGCTCCAGAATCTGCTTTG AAATCTCAGCCAAGTCCAGGTGGTCAATCTTCCTGCAGTAGTGAACGTTCCCCGCTAGGAAGCGCTAACAACAACGATAGTGGGGTCGAAATGAACCTGAATGCAGCAGGCAGTCTTGAGGACCTGACAACACAAGAGGAAAACGGGAACAGTGTTTCGGTCGAGTCCGGCGGTGGTGGTGTTGGGTCAGGGGGCATGTGCATGTCCGTTCAGGCCTTAAAGAGGCTGGAGAACTTGAAGATTGACAAACTGAAGCAGATTCGACGACCAACACCACCTGGGCGGTGTTCAGGAAATAAACTACCAGCTCTCTCAG CAACAGGAGAGATGATTGGCATGTGTGCACCCTCACCCTTGCTCTCTAACCGTCGTGTAATGGAGCTTTCAGGCCCTGAGCTGGGAGGAGTTCCTGGGATGGGTATGCCATGTCCACCAAACGATCGGCGTGGAAGCGGCACTAGTAGCCTCAGCTCTGCTTATACCGTGAGCCGGCGTTCCTCCATGGTCTCTCCCTATCTGTCAAGTAGGCGATCCAGCGATGTGTCCCAAGTCGGTCAGAGTGGTCACTGCCAGTCTGTGATGGGGACTGATGTACCTGGTGACCAATTATCTCCTCAGAACAGCCAAAGACCTGGATCCTGCCAGAATGTTGGTGGGTTGCCAGGTCTACCAAGTCTCACCCCTGCACAACAGTATAGTTTGAAGGCTAAGTACGCAGCAGCAACTGGCGGCCCACCTCCCACACCCCTACCCAACATGGACCAACCTGGCACCCCTGGCAGACACGTTGCATTCCTGAGAGAATGCCACAGTCAGCCTCTTCCTCCATTTCTGCAGCAAGGGGGCACAAGGAGGCACAGTGCGAATGCTGAATACGGCACAGGAGTGATGTACCCACATCAGGCACCTGGTAACAATGCAAGACGTGCCAGTGATCCGGCACGATCGGGGAGCGACACGCAGGGCTTGCCCAAGGTGCATCGGTTTAACAGCCTGAGTAACGTGTCACTCATGAGTCGACGCAATGCTTTGCAACAGTGTGGGTCTGACAGCGTTGCAAGCAGACATATGTACTCGCCGCGTCCGCCAAGCATAACCGAAAATGTCATGATGGAGACCATAGCCATGGAATCTCATGGGAACACCGCCATGGGCTATCAGCAACACCAGCACCACCCTCACAATGCCAGTCAGCTATCTCCTGGACAAGAAGGCCTAGGATGCATGGATCAAGTCTACCAGCCACAGATGCAAAGTCAGTACCAGGGCCACCGTGAGGGAATCTGTGCCGGCGGGGTAATGGGTCAGACTGAAATTGCAAACAGTCTTCTACAGCAAGCAGAGTACAGCATGAGCACCTGTCAGTTAAGCCCTTCTGGCCCACACTACCCCAGCCAGGGGCAGCCGAGCGATGGGCCCTGGGGACAGACCGGTCAGCTTCATAGCCCCCAGGCAGGCATGCAATACCAGGCTACAGGCATGCAGGGGCAGCAATATCCTCAACAGGGTGTATATGACCGCACCTCTGACCCTAGCCATCAGAGAGTTACGATAAAACCAGAGCAGTTTCATTCCTCCATTGGAGGATCCAGCTCCTGCCAGAACACCAAAACTCTACACCAGCAACGTCTTACAGGGAACATGCAGGGATATCCTCCACAGCCACAAGGCCAGGGCCTAATCGGAAGGTCCTCCAACGCCAGTTGTGACTTCCATCATGGCCAGATGGGCACCCAAGCCGGTATGCAGCAGCAGTGCCAGACTGGATCATTCCCAAGCAGTGGAGGTATAAGCCTTGGCTGTGCAGGCTCTGCGTTGGCAGAAAGCCGCAGATCGCAGACACCGATGCATCAAATGAAGGAGATGATGGTGCGAAACTATGTGCAGTCGCAGCAGGCTCTTATGTGGGAACAGCAGCAGGAACAAAGGGTATCCGATGGCCTCTCTGGGAAGCCAGAAGGCATGGACATGGGAGGACAAACGGCAATGATGCAACACAGTCCGCAGCATCAACAAACTAACCAGACCCTTTATCACGGCACCAGTTACCAAGGCTACCCAAATCAGAACACAATGAGTCCACCTCATAATCGAATTTCCGCTTCAGTGCCAATGAAAGAGCTTACAGGTAATATACAGGGCTCCTGTTATGGGCAGGACATGGTACCACGCCCGCCTCAGGCTCGAAAGCCTCTGAGTCGCCAAAACAGCCTCTCCCAGCAGACAAATGGAGCGTACCTGGGCAGCCCACCTCAACTCAGCCCCGTCCACTCCACCGCCAGTCCCAGAAGAGCCGTGCGTTTACCACCGGTTCAGCAACAGCAGCAACATTCGGAAAACTTCAATAATAACAATGCCCTGTACTACTCGGGCCAGATCCACATGCATCATGACATAGTGAAGACGTTGGAACCCCAAGATGGTCCATGCATGGCCCAGCAGCACCTGACAGGCTTAGACCCTGCTGCGAAATCAATGGCCTACTCGGAGTCTGCACCCATGTCCAATGCCTTAGAAAACCTGGACTTGGAGAATGCTCAGATTGACTTTGCTTCTATTATTGATGACCCAGAGCCTTCATCTTACAGTCCAATCAATCAACCCATGGGACACCACCAATGCTCCTCTCAGACATCGTCTCGTCTCACCACACCCCAGACGTCCATTACGCTACCCAGTGGTCTCTCCAATATGGCCATCGGGGACATGACCTCTATGTTGACATCTCTTGCTGGAGAGAACAAATATTTGAACACTCTGTCTTAA